A genomic region of Xiphophorus couchianus chromosome 9, X_couchianus-1.0, whole genome shotgun sequence contains the following coding sequences:
- the c9h1orf53 gene encoding uncharacterized protein C1orf53 homolog isoform X2: MFYRKLPSRAFISRSIQLRVQLHKRLVKMSVMKPSEERSSEGGRSSSCNLQTSEDRSAAAAQRLTEQEATEQMYVDPFSGYKVFTEYAHLQRGKCCGSACRHCPYGQVNVKDPAMKKRFNSLFYV, translated from the exons ATGTTTTACAGAAAGCTCCCCAGCAGAGCATTCATCAGCAGGTCGATTCAGCTCCGTGTCCAGCTTCATAAACGACTCGTAAAGATGTCAGTGATGAAGCCTTCAGAGGAGAGGAGCTCGGAGGGagggagaagcagcagctgcaaccTGCAGACCAGTGAAGACAGGAGCGCTGCAGCTGCACAGAGGCTGACAGAGCAGGAG GCAACGGAGCAGATGTATGTGGACCCTTTCAGTGGGTATAAGGTGTTCACAGAGTATGCCCACCTTCAGAGAGGGAAATGCTGTGGCAGCGCCTGCAGACAC TGTCCATATGGCCAAGTCAATGTGAAGGACCCTGCAATGAAGAAACGCTTCAACTCCCTGTTTTACGTATAG
- the lhx9 gene encoding LIM/homeobox protein Lhx9 isoform X1: protein MEVVSCKTEASSCTLCPGPGAMLFHGISGDHIQGIMEEMERRTKTESRLAKGMQLNGRESTMTSMSPEKPALCAGCGGKISDRYYLLAVDKQWHLRCLKCCECKLALESELTCFAKDGSIYCKEDYYRRFSVQRCARCHLGISASEMVMRARDSVYHLSCFTCTTCNKTLTTGDHFGMKDSLVYCRLHFETLVQGQDYHPQLNFAELAAKGGGLALPYFNGTGTAQKGRPRKRKSPAMGIDIPSYNTGCNENDTDHLDRDQQAYAPTQKTKRMRTSFKHHQLRTMKSYFAINHNPDAKDLKQLAQKTGLTKRVLQVWFQNARAKFRRNVLRQENGGVDKADGTSLPPPSSDSGALTPPSSAATLTDLTNPSITVVTSVTSSLDSHDSGSPSQTTLTNLF from the exons ATGGAAGTTGTGAGCTGCAAAACAGAGGCGAGCAGTTGCACGTTGTGTCCAGGACCGGGAGCCATGCTTTTCCACGGGATCTCCGGGGATCACATCCAAGGGATCATGGAGGAGATGGAGAGAAGGACGAAGACGGAGTCGCGCCTGGCGAAGGGCATGCAGCTCAACGGCAGGGAGTCG ACCATGACCTCCATGAGCCCGGAGAAGCCTGCCCTGTGCGCCGGCTGCGGTGGGAAGATCTCGGACAGATACTACCTGCTGGCCGTGGACAAACAGTGGCATCTGCGGTGCCTCAAATGCTGTGAATGTAAGCTGGCGCTGGAATCGGAGCTGACGTGCTTTGCCAAGGATGGGAGTATTTATTGCAAGGAGGATTACTACAG AAGGTTCTCCGTGCAAAGGTGCGCGCGCTGCCACCTCGGGATATCCGCCTCGGAGATGGTGATGCGAGCGCGCGACTCCGTGTACCACCTGAGCTGCTTCACGTGCACCACGTGCAACAAAACCCTGACCACGGGCGACCACTTCGGCATGAAGGACAGCCTGGTGTACTGCAGGCTCCACTTCGAGACGCTGGTGCAGGGCCAGGACTACCATCCGCAGCTCAACTTCGCCGAGCTGGCGGCCAAAGGCGGCGGCCTCGCGCTGCCCTACTTCAACGGCACGGGGACGGCGCAGAAAGGGAGGCCGCGCAAGAGGAAGAGCCCGGCCATGGGGATAGACATACCCAGCTACAACACAG GCTGCAACGAGAACGACACCGACCACTTGGACCGAGACCAGCAGGCCTACGCTCCGACGCAGAAGACCAAGCGCATGCGGACCTCCTTTAAGCACCATCAGCTCCGGACAATGAAATCCTACTTTGCCATCAACCACAACCCGGACGCCAAGGACTTAAAGCAGCTGGCTCAGAAAACAGGCCTCACTAAGAGAGTTCTGCAG GTTTGGTTCCAAAACGCAAGAGCCAAATTCAGAAGGAACGTTTTGCGACAGGAGAATGGAGGTGTTGATAAGGCTGATGGCACCTCACTCCCTCCACCCTCATCCGACAGTGGGGCCCTGACCCCCCCCTCCAGCGCGGCCACACTAACAGACCTGACAAACCCCTCTATCACTGTAGTGACCTCCGTCACGTCTAGTTTGGACAGCCATGATTCGGGGAGCCCTTCACAAACTACCTTGACAAACCTTTTCTAA
- the c9h1orf53 gene encoding uncharacterized protein C1orf53 homolog isoform X1: MFYRKLPSRAFISRSIQLRVQLHKRLVKMSVMKPSEERSSEGGRSSSCNLQTSEDRSAAAAQRLTEQEVTIHRLHREACEATEQMYVDPFSGYKVFTEYAHLQRGKCCGSACRHCPYGQVNVKDPAMKKRFNSLFYV, encoded by the exons ATGTTTTACAGAAAGCTCCCCAGCAGAGCATTCATCAGCAGGTCGATTCAGCTCCGTGTCCAGCTTCATAAACGACTCGTAAAGATGTCAGTGATGAAGCCTTCAGAGGAGAGGAGCTCGGAGGGagggagaagcagcagctgcaaccTGCAGACCAGTGAAGACAGGAGCGCTGCAGCTGCACAGAGGCTGACAGAGCAGGAGGTGACCATCCACAGACTCCACAGGGAGGCGTGTGAG GCAACGGAGCAGATGTATGTGGACCCTTTCAGTGGGTATAAGGTGTTCACAGAGTATGCCCACCTTCAGAGAGGGAAATGCTGTGGCAGCGCCTGCAGACAC TGTCCATATGGCCAAGTCAATGTGAAGGACCCTGCAATGAAGAAACGCTTCAACTCCCTGTTTTACGTATAG
- the lhx9 gene encoding LIM/homeobox protein Lhx9 isoform X2 — translation MEVVSCKTEASSCTLCPGPGAMLFHGISGDHIQGIMEEMERRTKTESRLAKGMQLNGRESTMTSMSPEKPALCAGCGGKISDRYYLLAVDKQWHLRCLKCCECKLALESELTCFAKDGSIYCKEDYYRFSVQRCARCHLGISASEMVMRARDSVYHLSCFTCTTCNKTLTTGDHFGMKDSLVYCRLHFETLVQGQDYHPQLNFAELAAKGGGLALPYFNGTGTAQKGRPRKRKSPAMGIDIPSYNTGCNENDTDHLDRDQQAYAPTQKTKRMRTSFKHHQLRTMKSYFAINHNPDAKDLKQLAQKTGLTKRVLQVWFQNARAKFRRNVLRQENGGVDKADGTSLPPPSSDSGALTPPSSAATLTDLTNPSITVVTSVTSSLDSHDSGSPSQTTLTNLF, via the exons ATGGAAGTTGTGAGCTGCAAAACAGAGGCGAGCAGTTGCACGTTGTGTCCAGGACCGGGAGCCATGCTTTTCCACGGGATCTCCGGGGATCACATCCAAGGGATCATGGAGGAGATGGAGAGAAGGACGAAGACGGAGTCGCGCCTGGCGAAGGGCATGCAGCTCAACGGCAGGGAGTCG ACCATGACCTCCATGAGCCCGGAGAAGCCTGCCCTGTGCGCCGGCTGCGGTGGGAAGATCTCGGACAGATACTACCTGCTGGCCGTGGACAAACAGTGGCATCTGCGGTGCCTCAAATGCTGTGAATGTAAGCTGGCGCTGGAATCGGAGCTGACGTGCTTTGCCAAGGATGGGAGTATTTATTGCAAGGAGGATTACTACAG GTTCTCCGTGCAAAGGTGCGCGCGCTGCCACCTCGGGATATCCGCCTCGGAGATGGTGATGCGAGCGCGCGACTCCGTGTACCACCTGAGCTGCTTCACGTGCACCACGTGCAACAAAACCCTGACCACGGGCGACCACTTCGGCATGAAGGACAGCCTGGTGTACTGCAGGCTCCACTTCGAGACGCTGGTGCAGGGCCAGGACTACCATCCGCAGCTCAACTTCGCCGAGCTGGCGGCCAAAGGCGGCGGCCTCGCGCTGCCCTACTTCAACGGCACGGGGACGGCGCAGAAAGGGAGGCCGCGCAAGAGGAAGAGCCCGGCCATGGGGATAGACATACCCAGCTACAACACAG GCTGCAACGAGAACGACACCGACCACTTGGACCGAGACCAGCAGGCCTACGCTCCGACGCAGAAGACCAAGCGCATGCGGACCTCCTTTAAGCACCATCAGCTCCGGACAATGAAATCCTACTTTGCCATCAACCACAACCCGGACGCCAAGGACTTAAAGCAGCTGGCTCAGAAAACAGGCCTCACTAAGAGAGTTCTGCAG GTTTGGTTCCAAAACGCAAGAGCCAAATTCAGAAGGAACGTTTTGCGACAGGAGAATGGAGGTGTTGATAAGGCTGATGGCACCTCACTCCCTCCACCCTCATCCGACAGTGGGGCCCTGACCCCCCCCTCCAGCGCGGCCACACTAACAGACCTGACAAACCCCTCTATCACTGTAGTGACCTCCGTCACGTCTAGTTTGGACAGCCATGATTCGGGGAGCCCTTCACAAACTACCTTGACAAACCTTTTCTAA
- the lhx9 gene encoding LIM/homeobox protein Lhx9 isoform X3: MEVVSCKTEASSCTLCPGPGAMLFHGISGDHIQGIMEEMERRTKTESRLAKGMQLNGRESTMTSMSPEKPALCAGCGGKISDRYYLLAVDKQWHLRCLKCCECKLALESELTCFAKDGSIYCKEDYYRRFSVQRCARCHLGISASEMVMRARDSVYHLSCFTCTTCNKTLTTGDHFGMKDSLVYCRLHFETLVQGQDYHPQLNFAELAAKGGGLALPYFNGTGTAQKGRPRKRKSPAMGIDIPSYNTGCNENDTDHLDRDQQAYAPTQKTKRMRTSFKHHQLRTMKSYFAINHNPDAKDLKQLAQKTGLTKRVLQGEQILGHYSHTSRRLKIP; encoded by the exons ATGGAAGTTGTGAGCTGCAAAACAGAGGCGAGCAGTTGCACGTTGTGTCCAGGACCGGGAGCCATGCTTTTCCACGGGATCTCCGGGGATCACATCCAAGGGATCATGGAGGAGATGGAGAGAAGGACGAAGACGGAGTCGCGCCTGGCGAAGGGCATGCAGCTCAACGGCAGGGAGTCG ACCATGACCTCCATGAGCCCGGAGAAGCCTGCCCTGTGCGCCGGCTGCGGTGGGAAGATCTCGGACAGATACTACCTGCTGGCCGTGGACAAACAGTGGCATCTGCGGTGCCTCAAATGCTGTGAATGTAAGCTGGCGCTGGAATCGGAGCTGACGTGCTTTGCCAAGGATGGGAGTATTTATTGCAAGGAGGATTACTACAG AAGGTTCTCCGTGCAAAGGTGCGCGCGCTGCCACCTCGGGATATCCGCCTCGGAGATGGTGATGCGAGCGCGCGACTCCGTGTACCACCTGAGCTGCTTCACGTGCACCACGTGCAACAAAACCCTGACCACGGGCGACCACTTCGGCATGAAGGACAGCCTGGTGTACTGCAGGCTCCACTTCGAGACGCTGGTGCAGGGCCAGGACTACCATCCGCAGCTCAACTTCGCCGAGCTGGCGGCCAAAGGCGGCGGCCTCGCGCTGCCCTACTTCAACGGCACGGGGACGGCGCAGAAAGGGAGGCCGCGCAAGAGGAAGAGCCCGGCCATGGGGATAGACATACCCAGCTACAACACAG GCTGCAACGAGAACGACACCGACCACTTGGACCGAGACCAGCAGGCCTACGCTCCGACGCAGAAGACCAAGCGCATGCGGACCTCCTTTAAGCACCATCAGCTCCGGACAATGAAATCCTACTTTGCCATCAACCACAACCCGGACGCCAAGGACTTAAAGCAGCTGGCTCAGAAAACAGGCCTCACTAAGAGAGTTCTGCAG GGAGAACAAATCTTGGGGCATTACAGCCATACATCCCGACGTTTGAAAATTCCCTAA